One Pieris napi chromosome Z, ilPieNapi1.2, whole genome shotgun sequence DNA window includes the following coding sequences:
- the LOC125062391 gene encoding LIM and SH3 domain protein Lasp isoform X1, with protein sequence MNKTCARCVKTVYPTEELKCLDKVWHKGCFKCQECGMTLNMRTYKGYGKLPYCESHVPKAKHTTMAETPELRRIAENTRLQSNVNYHADFEKSKGKFTQVADDPETLRIKANTKIISNVAYHGELEKKAQMERQRQINENGEIVDLATNDYQHQIDSYATEMLPNLPPKNHYQTPARQEYKEIYNYPQYEELASQSNYGSKIGRIQDYDPLSDGPRAPPNTQRASATLIYNSSSDKRGTQQVQQQTRNIGRVTDMDPLANEHHQSQVTHQSHRPANHHNQRVYVAMYDYEANDSDEVSFREGDLISNVTSIDEGWMTGQVLRTGHTGMLPANYVELAPNYPN encoded by the exons GTTTGGCACAAAGGGTGCTTCAAATGTCAAGAATGCGGGATGACTCTCAACATGAGAACATACAAAGGATATGGAAAGCTACCTTATTGCGAGtc aCATGTTCCAAAAGCGAAACATACGACCATGGCGGAAACTCCAGAACTCAGGCGGATAGCTGAAAACACGAGATTGCAGAGTAATGTCAATTATCATGCCGATTTCGAAAAAAGCAAGGGGAAATTTACACAG gTAGCGGATGACCCCGAAACTTTAAGAATTAAAGCGAATACGAAGATTATAAGTAACGTTGCGTACCACGGTGAATTGGAAAAGAAGGCCCAGATGGAGAGGCAGAGGCAGATTAATGAAAATGGCGAAATTGTTG ATCTCGCAACAAACGATTATCAACATCAAATCGACTCGTACGCAACGGAGATGCTTCCAAACCTACCGCCGAAAAATCATTACCAAACACCAGCACGCCAAGAGTACAAAGAGATTTACAACTACCCGCAATATGAGGAGTTGGCGTCGCAATCGAATTATGGCTCGAAAATTGGTAGGATTCAAGATTATGACCCGTTGAGCGATGGGCCGCGGGCGCCGCCCAACACTCAGCGGGCGTCGGCTACTTTGATTTATAACAGCTCCAGTGATAAGAGAG gAACACAGCAAGTCCAACAACAGACCCGCAACATAGGGCGGGTCACAGATATGGATCCACTTGCGAATGAGCATCACCAATCACAGGTCACGCATCAGTCACACAGACCAGCTAATCATCACAATCAG CGAGTCTACGTAGCGATGTATGACTACGAAGCGAATGATAGCGACgag gTATCATTCCGCGAGGGTGACCTAATTTCAAATGTCACGTCCATAGACGAGGGATGGATGACAGGTCAAGTGTTAAGAACTGGCCACACTGGTATGTTGCCAGCTAACTACGTCGAACTTGCCCCAAATTACCCCAATTAA
- the LOC125062391 gene encoding LIM and SH3 domain protein Lasp isoform X2, with the protein MNKTCARCVKTVYPTEELKCLDKVWHKGCFKCQECGMTLNMRTYKGYGKLPYCESHVPKAKHTTMAETPELRRIAENTRLQSNVNYHADFEKSKGKFTQVADDPETLRIKANTKIISNVAYHGELEKKAQMERQRQINENGEIVGTQQVQQQTRNIGRVTDMDPLANEHHQSQVTHQSHRPANHHNQRVYVAMYDYEANDSDEVSFREGDLISNVTSIDEGWMTGQVLRTGHTGMLPANYVELAPNYPN; encoded by the exons GTTTGGCACAAAGGGTGCTTCAAATGTCAAGAATGCGGGATGACTCTCAACATGAGAACATACAAAGGATATGGAAAGCTACCTTATTGCGAGtc aCATGTTCCAAAAGCGAAACATACGACCATGGCGGAAACTCCAGAACTCAGGCGGATAGCTGAAAACACGAGATTGCAGAGTAATGTCAATTATCATGCCGATTTCGAAAAAAGCAAGGGGAAATTTACACAG gTAGCGGATGACCCCGAAACTTTAAGAATTAAAGCGAATACGAAGATTATAAGTAACGTTGCGTACCACGGTGAATTGGAAAAGAAGGCCCAGATGGAGAGGCAGAGGCAGATTAATGAAAATGGCGAAATTGTTG gAACACAGCAAGTCCAACAACAGACCCGCAACATAGGGCGGGTCACAGATATGGATCCACTTGCGAATGAGCATCACCAATCACAGGTCACGCATCAGTCACACAGACCAGCTAATCATCACAATCAG CGAGTCTACGTAGCGATGTATGACTACGAAGCGAATGATAGCGACgag gTATCATTCCGCGAGGGTGACCTAATTTCAAATGTCACGTCCATAGACGAGGGATGGATGACAGGTCAAGTGTTAAGAACTGGCCACACTGGTATGTTGCCAGCTAACTACGTCGAACTTGCCCCAAATTACCCCAATTAA